Proteins co-encoded in one Pararge aegeria chromosome 19, ilParAegt1.1, whole genome shotgun sequence genomic window:
- the LOC120632031 gene encoding zinc finger protein 2-like, whose protein sequence is MPPKGKRVGRPPGPRNKKKIKTEDAEVCVFCKQFYDSPDVYKQHLQLCKNSQLHTTPNQDNSYNCTQCNKKFKLKKSFKNHLKNEHSKTPGSIKCHQCYVVCPNSDVLAKHQELIHQREIFECEHCSTKFVRRSHVARHKLQKGCDGKNINTFPCEICDASFTRKDNLMVHLRLQHIAKYSFTCKLCEYHTRNFSKLIIHTQRTHMENHQLECDHCGKVTGSRAAMTKHLEIHGEKKYACDVCGYNTYTIEVMRRHVLTHVPDKPHKCPLCERSYIQKVQLQRHMKTHSGICCTLCGESFKTEAKLLVHESQHKGVKSLKCPFDDCVFHTKELNSKETLEDHIKMHYSPYECEVCRKRFNNEPNMRRHLATHALEKPRRCMYCVTARAYVRGEHLIRHVRKSHPQIFRERLQHVRRVLGSVVGVERVRKSEIESILNVLDAESERILNGYGEGVLYGGLREISPSEVEAANEEELKEEEDSPLMSEDELEQSLKKLLMQLIDKEMLECFGWPNESIDVVLERVIENCGARAADRDKWTLVQRLRENAKHLFLYVIEDKNIARMMDTHTIDQIIKHILQQVSENDDENAMPSERVS, encoded by the exons ATGCCTCCCAAAGGTAAAAGAGTAGGGCGGCCACCGGGCCCtagaaacaaaaagaaaattaagacTGAAGATGCCGAAGTGTGTGTTTTTTGTAAGCAGTTTTACGACTCCCCCGATGTCTATAAACAACATCTGCAATTATGCAAGAATTCACAATTGCATACTACACCTAATCAAGATAAT TCCTACAACTGTACTCAGTGCAACAAAAAGTTTAAACTaaagaaaagttttaaaaaccaTCTCAAAAATGAGCACTCGAAGACTCCAGGCAGTATCAAATGCCATCAGTGCTATGTTGTTTGCCCAAACAGTGATGTATTGGCCAAGCATCAAGAACTCATTCATCAGAGAGAGATATTTGAATGCGAGCACTGTAGTACCAAATTTGTAAGGCGTTCACATGTTGCCAGACATAAGTTACAGAAAGGTTGCGatggaaaaaatattaacacattTCCATGTGaa ATTTGTGATGCTTCATTCACTAGGAAAGACAACCTTATGGTGCACCTCAGACTGCAGCATATAGCCAAGTATAGTTTTACCTGCAAACTATGTGAATATCACACTagaaacttttcaaagttaataATTCACACACAGAGAACACATATGG AAAATCATCAATTGGAATGTGATCATTGTGGTAAAGTGACTGGTTCTCGCGCAGCTATGACTAAACACTTGGAGATACATGGGGAAAAGAAATATGCATGTGATGTT TGCGGGTACAACACGTATACTATCGAGGTGATGCGGCGGCACGTTTTGACGCACGTGCCGGACAAGCCGCATAAGTGCCCACTGTGCGAGCGCTCCTACATACAGAAGGTGCAACTTCAGCGCCACATGAAGACGCACTCCGGCATCTGCTGCACCCTCTGCGGCGAATCCTTCAAAACGGAGGCGAA ATTGCTAGTTCATGAAAGCCAACACAAGGGTGTAAAATCGCTCAAATGTCCTTTTGACGATTGCGTGTTTCATACTAAGGAGCTAAATAGTAAAGAAACCCTTGAAGATCACATAAAAATGCATTATTCAC CATACGAGTGCGAGGTCTGCAGGAAGCGGTTCAACAACGAGCCGAACATGCGCCGTCACCTGGCCACACACGCGCTAGAGAAGCCGCGCCGTTGCATGTACTGCGTGACGGCGCGCGCTTACGTACGCGGCGAACACCTCATCCGCCATGTGCGCAAGTCGCATCCTCAGATCTTCCGCGAGCGGCTACAGCACGTACGCCGCGTCTTG GGCTCTGTAGTGGGGGTGGAGCGCGTGCGCAAGTCGGAGATTGAATCCATCTTGAACGTCCTGGATGCTGAGTCGGAACGGATCCTCAACGGCTATGGCGAAGGCGTCTTGTACGGCGGTCTACGCGAGATATCGCCGTCAGAAGTCGAGGCAGCTAACGAG GAAGAactgaaagaagaagaagattccCCTCTAATGTCTGAAGATGAACTGGAACAAAGTCTCAAAAAGCTGTTAATGCAGCTCATAGACAAGGAAATGCTTGAATGCTTTGGATGGCCGAATGAGTCTATTGATGTG GTGCTCGAGAGAGTAATAGAAAACTGCGGAGCACGAGCAGCTGACCGCGATAAGTGGACCCTCGTTCAGCGCCTGCGAGAGAACGCGAAACACCTCTTCCTCTACGTCATCGAAGACAAGAACATAGCACGCATGATGGACACACACACCATTGACCAGATCATCAAGCACATTCTGCAGCAGGTCTCCGAGAACGATGATGAAAACGCCATGCCGAGTGAGCGCGTTAGTTAA
- the LOC120632105 gene encoding TRAF3-interacting protein 1, with protein sequence MEKGMNSDIVKATQISLGKYVKRPQLTDKLLKKPPFRFLHDIITSVLNSTGFFSGLFDEEELISDNVKDRESKILFLSKIITVVSTTTGKPLSAKPSKIIAGQEPEKTNELLQCLALALENNLSSDESVRIFKDSAKLNTPRNKITNDVVKSPVKKSIDSRKVSSKNSDKSTKLVKSDNISTKLKQRESNNVRKEPKKALVVASKVTTKKISEKVKHPINPIKSVDDVLNSVKNEEIQNNVNSELALDQHLELAAFDSHDDLDVTPEFHTDSNNCIAKEHSPAQETSRNEYEHEEQTKIENTLIDDNLSNDNSIVLTLADNQNDKDCKEETTNSNNQHKELTSPRKTEVENIKKKKENTHRNEYNSVHPPETNVTETSHVKRPSSVRPSSSRPGAPRLREKHDSILTSAENLVGGKVNIIAEKTVSEEEEDEPTIIIMDKADTIKNIEVENAHLQATPDQHGHLVQQILDAQKEFTQAAGRSEIEWQYGAQKARDLLHQEIELIRFNVQALSRVANPLGKLLDHIQEDVEVMRQELNQWLTSYELASQELLKQKVANEQYLLPLYARKKQLDVDIAEKHDKINDLKIIIHKNASRIDKLLSSGSI encoded by the exons ATGGAAAAGGGGATGAATTCGGATATTGTAAAAGCCACACAAATATCACTTGGCAAATATGTTAAACGTCCTCAGCTTACTGATAAGTTGCTAAAGAAACCACCATTTAGATTTCTTCATGATATTATAACATCG GTATTGAATTCAACAGGGTTTTTCAGTGGTTTATTTGACGAGGAAGAGTTAATTTCTGACAACGTAAAAGATAgagaaagtaaaatattattcctcagtaaaataataacagtcGTAA GTACTACAACAGGAAAACCTTTGTCTGCAAAACCATCTAAAATAATAGCCGGTCAGGAGCCAGAAAAAACGAATGAACTGTTGCAGTGCCTAGCTcttgctttagaaaataatttatcttcaGATGAATCTGTAAGAATATTTAAGGATTCTGCGAAATTAAATACACCAAGGAACAAGATAACCAATGATGTAGTAAAAAGTCcagtaaaaaaaagtatcgaCTCAAGAAAAGTAAGTTCCAAAAATAGTGACAAATCGACAAAACTTGTAAAAAGTGATAATATAAGTACCAAATTAAAGCAAAGAGAAAGTaataatgttagaaaagagcCCAAGAAAGCGTTGGTGGTAGCATCGAAAGTAACAACTAAAAAGATTTCCGAAAAAGTAAAACACCCAATAAACCCAATTAAAAGCGTAGATGACGTTTTAAATAGTGTGAAGAATGAAGAGatacaaaataatgtaaattcAGAATTAGCTCTCGATCAACATCTTGAGCTAGCAGCTTTTGATAGCCATGATGATCTAGATGTAACTCCAGAATTTCATACTGACTCCAATAATTGTATTGCCAAAGAACATTCACCAGCACAAGAAACATCAAGAAACGAATATGAACATGAAGAGCAGACTAAAATTGAAAATACCTTAATTGACGATAATTTAAGTAACGATAACAGTATTGTATTAACACTCGCCGACAATCAAAATGACAAGGACTGTAAAGAAGAAACTACTAATTCAAACAATCAACATAAGGAACTTACATCTCCACGTAAAACTGAAGTTGAAAACATcaagaagaaaaaagaaaatacccaTCGTAATGAATATAATAGTGTACATCCACCTGAAACAAATGTCACAGAAACTTCACATGTAAAAAGACCATCAAGTGTGAGGCCATCTTCTTCTAGACCTGGTGCACCAAGACTAAGAGAAAAGCATGATAGCATTTTAACAAGTGCTGAAAATCTTGTGGGtggtaaagtaaatattatagcaGAAAAAACAGTGAGTGAAGAG GAAGAAGACGAACCCACAATCATAATTATGGATAAAGcagatactataaaaaatatcgaAGTGGAAAATGCCCATCTACAGGCAACACCTGATCAGCATGGCCATTTAGTGCAACAAATTTTGGATGCACAAAAAGAATTTACGCAAGCTGCAGGAAGAAGCGAAATT GAGTGGCAGTATGGAGCTCAAAAAGCAAGAGATCTGCTTCATCAAGAAATAGAACTAATAAGATTTAATGTACAGGCGCTTTCACGAGTAGCTAACCCTCTGGGAAAATTGTTAGATCATATTCAGGAAGACGTTGAAGTAATGCGCCAAGAATTGAACCAATGGCTAACGTCGTATGAACTTGCTTCCCAGGAATTACTAAAACAAAAAGT TGCAAATGAGCAATATTTGTTGCCACTTTACGCACGGAAAAAGCAGTTGGATGTGGATATAGCCGAGAAgcatgataaaataaatgatcttaaaattattatacacaAGAATGCTTCACGAATCGACAAATTGTTATCAAGTggaagtatttaa